A section of the Pseudomonas sp. FP453 genome encodes:
- a CDS encoding amino acid adenylation domain-containing protein: MQFSELLAVISTHAIRLQREDDDLIVLGDDEALEEGVWDQLIAHKPRLLALVAEHGGDWLSPAYRITPDMLALVSLDQAALDRIVAAIPGGAANVQDIYPLAPLQEGMLYHHLSAQQGDPYVLHAQFVFDSRARLHAFAEALQWVIDRHDILRTSMAWERLDEPLQVVWRKAPLVCEAAHVDPRNVRLDLGQAPLLRLVYRDNPGSARVDAMLLFHHTILDHTALDVVREEIQLYLAGQHAQAAEPVPFRNYIAQVRHGVSAQAHEGFFREMLADIDAPTLPFGLQDVQGDGQGIDEARIPVDSALSRRLRALARPLGVSVASMMHLAFARVLGVVCGRDAVVFGTVMLGRMGAGAGGERALGMFINTLPLRVDVGGQGVRAGVQATHARLTTLLQHEHASLALAQRCSGVVAPAPLFSAMLNYRHSAATDMAAIIEVAEGIQVLGAEERTNYPLTVNVDDLGEDFALTVMVHASLDARQVAGYLHTALDSLAEALEQRPDTPLDSLAILTQDQRQHLLHSFNHSPETYADSPLIHQQIEAHAAAHPDAIALRFEQQRLTYRQLNERANQVAHRLLAQGVCADDRVAICVERGPEMIIGLLGILKAGAGYVPVDPAYPRERIAYTLQDSAPLAVLVQANTRHLVGTLAQIDLNGLRDESIVNPRLDLSPANLAYVIYTSGSTGQPKGVMIEHRQVARLFSATGHWFGFNRNDVWALFHSFAFDFSVWEIWGALIHGGQLLIVPQLVSRAPDECYALLCDAGVSILNQTPSAFRQLIAAQQHNLQAHSLRQVIFGGEALEPGMLKPWYARALNAGTQLVNMYGITETTVHVTYRALEAADAQRVGVSPIGVAIPDLQLHVLDARREPVPIGVVGELYVGGAGVARGYLNREALTAERFLTDPASGQRLYKTGDLGRRCADGSVDYLGRNDDQVKIRGFRIELGEIEAHLASAEGVREAIVIAREDAPGDQRLVAYVIADGAFSAGALRDHLLRSLADYMLPSAFVQLDAFPLTAHGKLDRKALPAPDAQALARRDYQAPEGAAQIAIAAIWQDLLKVDRVGRDDNFFELGGHSLLAVKLIERMRQLDLRADVRVLFGQPTLAALAAAVGDEVHVPANLITPASASITPEMLPLVDLDQAAIDHILNRVPGGLANVQDIYGLAPLQAGILYHHLATTEGDPYGLQVQFSFADQAAVDAFNYALHSVIERHDILRTAILWDGLDEPVQVVLRQASLTVERIDESLAQLQQRFDPRHFRLDLSRAPLMHFAYSEQQGRFVGILLLHHILLDHTALQVLVQEISASLDGRSAHLPVAVPYRNYVAQARLGVSQAQHEAFFSAMLGDIDEPTLAFGLHDVNLDGSGILEAHLALEAELSLGLREQARQLGVSPASLVHLAWAQVLAQVSGQQEAVFGTVLLGRMQGGEGADRALGMFINTLPLRVSLGAVGVQAGVRATHARLAQLLGHEHASLSLAQRCSGVPGSLPLFSTLLNYRHSAVDEAPGANPFAARGIEILSSEERSNYPLVINVDDLGAGFALTVQGVASLDVQRVGQYLLTALRHLVTALQQAPTTPLQAVSILPPAERRQLMVDFNATARDYPAHRTVHHLFEAQAQAHPEAVAAVHGPLSLSYRDLNHRANRLAHYLIGQGVQPGESVAIALPRGLDLLVCELAILKCAAVYVPLDINAPAERQAFIVQDSGARRVLDDLGVLALDTQSPRNPELVQSSESVAYILYTSGSTGTPKGVQVPHRAISRLVLNNGYADFNARDRVAFASNPAFDASTLDVWAPLLNGGCVVVVEQAVLLSQAAFAALLEEQAVSVLWMTAGLFHQYADALLPVFRQLRYLIVGGDVLDPLVINRVLAHGKPQHLLNGYGPTEATTFSTTFEITTAGTAAIPIGRPLANAQAFVLDARQQPLPLGVTGELYIGGAGVALGYLNQPQLTAEKFIANPFGDGVLYRTGDLACWQADGTLLYQGRSDLQVKIRGFRIEPGEIETCLAAFPNVKDVVVLAREDVPGDKRLVAYYTAPAALDIQALRAHLQGRLPDYMVPSAYVWLALLPLTANGKLDRKGLPVPDASALLSRGFEAPEGAVETSLAQIWQDVLKLERVGRHDHFFELGGHSLLAVSLIERMRQVGLSCDVRVLFSQPSLAALAAAVGSGREVVVPANGIAAGSTQITPSMLTLLPLDQPTIDRIVASVPGGAANVQDIYPLAPLQEGILYHHLSAEQGDPYLLQSRMAFDSLERLHGFMGALQQVVARHDILRTGVVWEGLDSPVQVVWRDAQLSVQAVALDPADGDVIAQLHARFDARHYRLDLTQAPLLRMVYAEDPANGRVAAILLFHHLALDHTAMEVVGEEMQAVLCNQAHALPAAAPFRNYVAQARLGVSEAEHEQFFREMLADIDEPSLPFGVQDVQGDGRDIEEAGQALDATLAQRVREQARRCGVSAASLMHLAWAQVLGLVCGRDEVAFGTVLMGRLQAGDGADRALGMFINTLPLRVDLAASAASAVKATHTRLSALLGHEHAALALAQRCSGVAAGAPLFSSLLNYRHSSPKAMARDGHGIWAGVQLLGGEERSNYPLTLSVDDFGTGFGLTVLALPQIGAQRLCGYMHNAVEQLVASLESVTPTALTQLPSLPAAERETLLREFNATAADFPTGHTVHGAFEVQAERQPDAVAVVQDGVSLSYQQLNRRANQLAHHLLALGVQPDDRVAICCRRGPQMLVGLLGILKAGAGYVPIDPAYPAERIAYLLQDSAPVAVLAEASTRALLGGFVPVDLHEHGLDQPTSNPQLSALTPGAPGLRDLHLRLHRPAQGRDGRTPHRGKPRALALRRLWPGCPQPHQQRRRLWLRRDGLGSLAGAVCRRDPALAARRGGQ, translated from the coding sequence ATGCAGTTCAGCGAATTATTGGCAGTGATTTCCACCCATGCGATCCGGCTGCAACGGGAAGACGACGACCTGATCGTCCTGGGTGACGACGAGGCTTTGGAGGAGGGCGTCTGGGACCAACTGATCGCCCACAAGCCCCGGCTGCTGGCGCTGGTGGCCGAGCATGGCGGCGACTGGCTGAGCCCCGCGTATCGCATCACCCCGGACATGCTCGCGCTGGTCAGTCTCGACCAGGCCGCCCTCGACCGCATCGTCGCCGCCATCCCCGGTGGCGCGGCGAACGTGCAGGACATCTACCCGCTGGCGCCGCTGCAGGAGGGCATGCTCTATCACCACTTGTCGGCGCAGCAGGGCGACCCCTACGTGCTGCACGCGCAGTTTGTGTTCGACAGCCGCGCCCGCCTGCACGCCTTTGCCGAGGCGCTGCAATGGGTGATCGACCGCCACGATATCCTGCGCACCTCGATGGCCTGGGAGCGCCTCGACGAGCCGTTGCAAGTGGTGTGGCGCAAGGCGCCGCTGGTGTGCGAAGCGGCGCACGTGGACCCACGCAACGTGCGCCTGGACCTGGGCCAGGCACCGCTGTTGCGCCTGGTGTACCGCGACAACCCAGGCAGCGCGCGTGTGGACGCGATGCTGTTGTTCCACCACACCATCCTCGATCACACCGCCCTGGATGTGGTGCGCGAGGAAATCCAGCTGTACCTCGCGGGCCAGCACGCGCAAGCGGCCGAGCCCGTGCCGTTTCGCAACTACATCGCCCAGGTGCGCCACGGCGTCAGCGCGCAGGCCCATGAAGGGTTTTTCCGCGAGATGCTGGCCGATATTGACGCGCCGACGCTGCCCTTCGGGTTGCAGGATGTGCAGGGCGACGGCCAGGGCATCGACGAAGCGCGCATCCCGGTCGACAGCGCCCTGAGCCGACGCCTGCGCGCCCTGGCTCGGCCGCTGGGCGTCAGCGTGGCGAGCATGATGCACCTGGCCTTCGCCCGTGTCCTGGGGGTGGTGTGCGGGCGCGACGCCGTGGTCTTCGGCACCGTGATGCTCGGCCGCATGGGCGCCGGTGCGGGCGGTGAACGGGCCTTGGGCATGTTTATCAACACCTTGCCGCTGCGCGTGGATGTGGGCGGGCAGGGCGTGCGCGCCGGGGTGCAGGCGACCCATGCGCGCCTCACCACCTTGCTCCAGCACGAACACGCGTCCCTGGCGCTGGCCCAGCGTTGCAGCGGCGTGGTGGCCCCTGCGCCGTTGTTCAGCGCCATGCTCAATTACCGTCACAGCGCGGCCACGGACATGGCGGCCATCATCGAGGTCGCCGAAGGCATCCAGGTGCTGGGCGCCGAAGAACGCACCAACTACCCGCTGACGGTCAACGTCGACGACCTGGGGGAAGACTTCGCGCTGACGGTGATGGTGCACGCGTCCCTCGACGCCCGGCAGGTTGCCGGCTACTTGCACACGGCCCTCGACAGCCTTGCCGAGGCGCTTGAGCAACGCCCGGATACGCCCTTGGACAGCCTGGCGATCCTCACGCAAGACCAACGCCAGCACCTGCTGCACAGCTTCAACCACAGCCCTGAAACCTACGCCGACAGCCCGCTGATCCACCAACAGATCGAAGCCCACGCCGCCGCCCACCCCGACGCCATCGCCCTGCGTTTCGAGCAACAACGCCTCACGTACCGCCAACTCAACGAACGCGCCAACCAGGTCGCCCATCGCCTGCTGGCCCAAGGCGTGTGCGCTGATGATCGCGTGGCGATCTGTGTGGAGCGTGGTCCGGAAATGATCATCGGCCTGCTGGGCATCCTCAAGGCGGGCGCCGGTTATGTGCCGGTGGACCCGGCCTACCCACGCGAACGCATCGCCTACACCCTGCAAGACAGCGCGCCGCTGGCGGTGCTGGTGCAAGCCAACACCCGCCACCTGGTGGGCACGCTGGCGCAGATCGACCTCAACGGCCTGCGCGACGAATCCATCGTCAACCCGCGCCTGGACTTGAGCCCGGCCAACCTCGCCTATGTGATCTACACCTCCGGCTCCACCGGCCAGCCCAAGGGCGTGATGATCGAGCACCGCCAGGTCGCGCGGCTGTTCAGCGCCACGGGGCATTGGTTCGGGTTCAACCGCAATGATGTGTGGGCGCTGTTCCACTCCTTTGCCTTCGACTTCTCGGTGTGGGAAATCTGGGGCGCACTGATCCACGGCGGCCAGTTGCTGATCGTGCCGCAACTGGTCAGCCGCGCGCCGGATGAGTGCTATGCGCTGCTGTGCGACGCCGGCGTGAGCATCCTCAACCAGACACCCAGCGCGTTCCGCCAGTTGATCGCGGCGCAACAGCACAACCTGCAGGCCCATTCGCTGCGCCAGGTGATCTTCGGCGGTGAAGCCCTGGAACCGGGGATGCTCAAGCCCTGGTATGCCCGCGCGCTCAACGCCGGCACGCAATTGGTCAACATGTACGGCATCACCGAGACCACCGTGCACGTGACCTATCGCGCCCTGGAAGCGGCGGATGCGCAGCGGGTCGGCGTCAGCCCGATTGGCGTGGCCATCCCCGATTTGCAGCTGCACGTGCTGGACGCACGCCGCGAGCCGGTGCCGATTGGCGTGGTCGGCGAGCTGTACGTCGGAGGCGCCGGGGTGGCGCGCGGTTACCTCAACCGTGAGGCGCTGACCGCCGAACGCTTCCTCACCGACCCCGCCAGCGGCCAGCGCCTGTACAAGACTGGCGACCTTGGCCGCCGCTGTGCCGACGGCAGCGTCGACTACCTGGGGCGCAACGATGATCAGGTGAAGATCCGCGGTTTCCGCATCGAACTGGGTGAAATCGAAGCCCATCTGGCCAGCGCCGAGGGTGTGCGCGAGGCCATCGTGATTGCCCGTGAAGACGCGCCGGGCGACCAGCGCCTGGTGGCCTATGTGATTGCCGACGGCGCATTCAGTGCGGGCGCCTTGCGCGACCATCTGCTGCGCAGCCTTGCCGACTACATGCTGCCCAGCGCCTTTGTACAACTCGATGCCTTCCCGCTGACCGCCCACGGCAAGCTCGATCGCAAGGCCTTGCCCGCACCGGACGCCCAGGCGCTGGCCCGCCGCGACTACCAGGCGCCCGAGGGTGCGGCGCAAATCGCCATAGCCGCCATCTGGCAAGACCTGCTGAAAGTCGACCGCGTAGGGCGCGATGACAATTTCTTCGAGCTTGGCGGGCATTCGCTGCTGGCGGTCAAGCTGATCGAGCGCATGCGCCAGCTGGACCTGCGCGCCGACGTGCGTGTGCTGTTCGGCCAGCCCACGCTGGCGGCGCTGGCCGCTGCGGTGGGCGACGAGGTGCACGTCCCGGCCAACCTCATTACCCCGGCCAGCGCGAGCATCACCCCCGAGATGCTGCCCCTGGTTGACCTGGACCAGGCCGCCATCGACCACATCCTCAACCGCGTGCCCGGCGGGTTGGCCAATGTGCAAGACATCTACGGCCTCGCCCCGTTGCAGGCGGGGATCTTGTACCACCACCTGGCAACCACCGAGGGTGATCCCTATGGGTTGCAGGTGCAGTTCAGCTTTGCCGACCAAGCGGCGGTGGATGCGTTCAACTACGCCCTGCACAGCGTGATCGAACGCCACGACATCCTGCGCACGGCAATCCTCTGGGACGGCCTCGACGAACCGGTGCAAGTGGTCCTGCGCCAGGCGTCGCTGACAGTCGAACGTATCGACGAATCCCTGGCCCAGCTGCAACAACGCTTCGACCCCCGGCACTTTCGCCTCGACCTGTCCCGCGCCCCGCTGATGCATTTCGCCTACAGCGAGCAGCAGGGCCGTTTTGTCGGCATCCTGCTGTTGCACCACATCCTGCTCGACCACACCGCGTTGCAGGTGCTGGTGCAAGAGATAAGCGCCAGCCTGGACGGGCGCAGTGCGCACTTGCCCGTGGCGGTGCCGTACCGCAACTACGTGGCGCAGGCGCGGCTCGGGGTCAGCCAGGCGCAGCACGAAGCGTTTTTCAGCGCGATGCTCGGCGATATTGACGAACCCACCCTGGCCTTTGGTCTGCACGACGTGAATCTTGACGGCAGCGGCATCCTCGAAGCGCACCTGGCGCTGGAAGCCGAACTGAGCCTGGGCCTGCGCGAACAGGCGCGGCAACTGGGCGTCAGCCCGGCGAGCCTGGTGCACCTGGCCTGGGCGCAAGTCTTGGCGCAGGTGTCCGGCCAGCAGGAGGCGGTGTTCGGCACCGTGTTGCTGGGGCGCATGCAGGGCGGCGAGGGCGCGGACCGGGCGCTGGGCATGTTTATCAACACCTTGCCATTGCGCGTCAGCCTCGGCGCGGTGGGCGTGCAAGCCGGCGTGCGCGCCACCCATGCACGGCTCGCGCAATTGCTTGGCCATGAGCACGCGTCGTTGTCCCTGGCCCAGCGTTGCAGTGGCGTGCCGGGTTCGCTGCCGCTGTTCAGCACCTTGCTCAACTATCGCCACAGCGCGGTGGACGAAGCGCCGGGCGCCAACCCGTTCGCGGCGCGGGGCATCGAGATCCTCAGCTCCGAAGAGCGCAGCAACTATCCGCTGGTGATCAACGTCGATGACCTCGGCGCGGGTTTCGCGCTCACCGTGCAAGGCGTGGCCAGCCTCGATGTGCAACGTGTCGGCCAGTACCTGCTTACCGCGCTGCGCCACCTGGTGACGGCGCTGCAACAGGCGCCGACCACGCCCTTGCAGGCTGTATCGATCCTGCCGCCCGCCGAGCGTCGCCAACTGATGGTGGACTTCAACGCCACCGCCCGCGACTACCCGGCGCACCGCACCGTGCACCACCTGTTCGAAGCCCAGGCGCAGGCACACCCCGAAGCCGTGGCGGCGGTGCACGGTCCGTTGTCCCTGAGCTACCGCGACCTCAACCACCGCGCCAACCGCCTCGCGCACTACTTGATCGGCCAAGGCGTGCAGCCGGGGGAAAGCGTGGCGATTGCCCTGCCGCGCGGCCTGGACCTGCTGGTCTGCGAGCTGGCGATCCTCAAATGTGCGGCGGTCTATGTGCCGCTGGATATCAACGCGCCGGCCGAGCGCCAGGCCTTTATCGTGCAGGACAGCGGCGCCCGGCGGGTGCTCGACGACCTCGGCGTGCTGGCGCTGGACACACAGTCGCCACGCAATCCCGAGCTGGTCCAGTCCTCGGAGAGCGTCGCCTACATCCTCTACACCTCCGGCTCCACCGGCACGCCGAAGGGCGTGCAAGTGCCCCATCGCGCAATCTCGCGCTTGGTGCTCAACAACGGCTACGCCGATTTCAACGCGCGCGACCGCGTGGCCTTCGCCTCCAACCCGGCGTTCGATGCGAGCACCCTCGACGTGTGGGCGCCCTTGCTCAACGGCGGTTGCGTGGTGGTGGTCGAGCAGGCGGTGCTGTTGTCCCAGGCCGCCTTCGCCGCGTTGCTAGAGGAGCAAGCCGTCAGCGTGCTGTGGATGACCGCCGGGCTGTTCCATCAGTACGCCGATGCCTTGTTGCCGGTGTTCCGCCAGCTGCGTTACCTGATCGTCGGCGGCGATGTGCTCGACCCGCTGGTGATCAACCGCGTACTCGCCCACGGCAAGCCGCAACACCTGCTCAACGGCTACGGGCCGACCGAAGCGACCACATTCTCCACCACCTTTGAAATCACCACGGCGGGTACGGCGGCGATTCCCATCGGCCGACCGCTGGCAAACGCCCAGGCCTTTGTGCTGGACGCGCGCCAACAACCGCTGCCGCTGGGTGTGACCGGCGAGCTGTATATCGGCGGTGCGGGGGTGGCGTTGGGGTATCTGAACCAGCCGCAACTGACTGCCGAAAAATTCATCGCCAATCCCTTCGGCGACGGCGTGCTCTACCGCACCGGCGACCTCGCGTGCTGGCAGGCCGACGGCACCTTGCTGTACCAGGGGCGCAGTGACCTGCAAGTGAAGATTCGCGGTTTCCGCATCGAACCCGGGGAAATCGAAACCTGCCTCGCCGCCTTCCCCAACGTGAAAGACGTGGTGGTGCTGGCCCGCGAAGACGTGCCCGGCGACAAACGCCTGGTGGCCTACTACACCGCCCCGGCCGCGCTGGACATCCAAGCCCTGCGCGCCCACCTGCAAGGCCGCTTGCCGGACTATATGGTGCCGTCGGCCTATGTGTGGCTGGCCCTGTTGCCGCTCACCGCCAACGGCAAGCTCGACCGCAAGGGCCTGCCGGTGCCCGACGCGAGCGCGTTGCTCAGCCGTGGCTTCGAAGCGCCGGAAGGCGCAGTGGAAACCTCTCTCGCCCAGATCTGGCAGGACGTGCTCAAGCTGGAACGCGTCGGCCGGCACGATCATTTCTTCGAACTGGGCGGCCACTCGTTGCTGGCGGTCAGCCTGATTGAACGCATGCGCCAGGTCGGCCTCAGCTGCGACGTGCGCGTGCTGTTCAGCCAGCCAAGCCTGGCGGCATTGGCAGCGGCGGTGGGCAGCGGGCGCGAAGTGGTGGTGCCAGCCAATGGCATTGCCGCCGGCAGCACGCAGATCACGCCGTCGATGCTGACCCTGCTGCCACTGGATCAGCCGACCATTGACCGTATCGTCGCCAGCGTCCCCGGTGGCGCGGCGAATGTGCAGGATATCTACCCGCTGGCGCCGTTGCAGGAAGGCATCCTCTACCACCACCTCAGCGCCGAGCAGGGCGATCCGTACCTGCTGCAATCGCGCATGGCCTTCGACAGCCTGGAGCGCTTGCACGGTTTTATGGGCGCGCTGCAACAGGTGGTGGCGCGCCACGACATCCTGCGCACCGGCGTGGTCTGGGAAGGCCTGGACAGCCCGGTGCAAGTGGTGTGGCGCGACGCCCAGCTGAGCGTGCAGGCCGTGGCCCTGGACCCGGCCGACGGCGACGTCATCGCCCAACTGCACGCGCGCTTCGATGCCCGTCACTATCGCCTGGACCTCACCCAGGCACCGCTGCTGCGCATGGTCTACGCCGAGGACCCGGCCAATGGCCGCGTGGCGGCGATCCTGCTGTTCCATCACTTGGCGCTGGACCATACCGCCATGGAGGTGGTCGGCGAAGAGATGCAAGCGGTTCTGTGCAACCAAGCACATGCGTTGCCGGCTGCCGCACCGTTTCGCAACTACGTGGCCCAGGCGCGCCTGGGTGTTAGCGAGGCGGAACACGAGCAGTTCTTTCGCGAGATGCTTGCCGACATCGATGAACCGAGCCTGCCGTTTGGCGTGCAGGATGTGCAGGGCGACGGGCGTGATATCGAAGAGGCCGGGCAAGCCCTGGACGCGACGCTGGCCCAGCGGGTTCGTGAGCAGGCGCGGCGTTGCGGTGTGAGCGCGGCGAGCCTGATGCACCTGGCCTGGGCACAGGTGTTGGGGCTGGTGTGCGGGCGTGACGAGGTGGCGTTTGGCACCGTGTTGATGGGCCGCCTGCAAGCGGGCGACGGTGCGGACCGCGCGCTCGGGATGTTCATCAACACCTTGCCGCTGCGGGTGGACCTGGCGGCGAGCGCGGCGTCGGCCGTCAAGGCGACCCACACGCGGCTCAGCGCCTTGCTCGGCCATGAGCATGCAGCGCTGGCCCTGGCCCAGCGCTGCAGCGGCGTGGCAGCGGGGGCGCCGTTGTTCAGCAGCCTGCTCAATTACCGCCACAGCAGCCCCAAAGCCATGGCCCGCGACGGTCACGGTATCTGGGCTGGCGTGCAGTTGCTGGGCGGCGAAGAGCGCAGCAATTACCCGCTGACCTTGAGCGTGGACGACTTCGGCACAGGCTTTGGCCTGACGGTACTGGCGCTGCCGCAGATCGGCGCCCAGCGCCTGTGCGGCTACATGCACAACGCTGTGGAGCAGTTGGTCGCCAGCCTGGAAAGCGTAACGCCGACGGCGCTCACCCAGCTGCCAAGCCTGCCTGCGGCGGAGCGCGAAACGCTGCTGCGGGAATTCAATGCGACCGCCGCAGATTTCCCCACCGGCCACACCGTTCATGGCGCCTTCGAAGTCCAGGCCGAGCGCCAACCGGACGCAGTGGCCGTGGTGCAAGACGGCGTCTCCCTGAGCTATCAGCAGCTCAACCGGCGCGCCAACCAACTGGCCCATCACCTGCTGGCGCTGGGTGTGCAGCCCGACGACCGCGTCGCGATCTGCTGCCGTCGCGGCCCGCAGATGCTGGTGGGCTTGCTCGGCATCCTCAAGGCGGGCGCCGGCTACGTGCCCATCGACCCGGCGTATCCCGCCGAGCGCATTGCCTATCTGCTGCAAGACAGCGCCCCGGTGGCCGTGCTTGCGGAGGCCAGCACGCGCGCGCTGTTGGGCGGTTTTGTGCCTGTCGACCTGCATGAGCACGGCCTGGACCAGCCCACCAGCAATCCACAACTCAGCGCGCTGACCCCCGGCGCACCTGGCCTACGTGATCTACACCTCCGGCTCCACCGGCCAGCCCAAGGGCGTGATGGTCGAACACCACACCGTGGAAAACCTCGTGCACTGGCATTGCGACGCCTTTGGCCAGGATGCCCGCAGCCACACCAGCAGCGTCGCCGGCTTTGGCTTCGACGCGATGGCCTGGGAAGTCTGGCCGGCGCTGTGTGCCGGCGCGACCCTGCACTTGCCGCCCGCCGAGGTGGGCAATGA